The proteins below come from a single Parageobacillus toebii NBRC 107807 genomic window:
- a CDS encoding CoA-binding protein, translating to MPITNPSREEIREILQKAKRIAVVGLSNNPERESYMVAKAMKDAGYEIIPVNPMIEEWEGIKAVKKLTDIDGHVDIVNVFRRSEHLPEIAREFVQIDADVFWAQLGVVNEEAYEFLKEKGYTVVMDRCIKVEHALTKQH from the coding sequence ATGCCAATTACAAATCCAAGTCGAGAAGAAATCCGAGAAATTTTGCAAAAAGCAAAACGCATCGCCGTTGTTGGATTATCAAACAATCCGGAACGGGAGTCATATATGGTGGCGAAAGCGATGAAAGATGCCGGCTATGAAATTATTCCCGTCAACCCTATGATCGAGGAATGGGAAGGCATTAAAGCAGTAAAGAAATTAACCGATATTGACGGGCATGTCGATATTGTCAATGTATTTCGCCGTTCCGAGCATTTACCGGAAATCGCCCGCGAATTTGTGCAAATTGACGCTGATGTATTTTGGGCGCAGCTTGGCGTCGTCAATGAAGAAGCTTATGAATTTTTAAAAGAAAAAGGATATACGGTCGTGATGGATCGCTGCATTAAAGTAGAACACGCGCTAACGAAACAACATTAA